In Mytilus trossulus isolate FHL-02 chromosome 6, PNRI_Mtr1.1.1.hap1, whole genome shotgun sequence, a single window of DNA contains:
- the LOC134723556 gene encoding galactoside alpha-(1,2)-fucosyltransferase 2-like, whose amino-acid sequence MTQKLYLWMMESRRKCIVIPLVACAVVLIFLVFQTTSNTFRFFEVLNYQYFMSNSNSTKKQSINQIGKTIPALSSKAFIKQVNYTSTTKRLQTSTVNPTLANLTHCLCPVLMLGLGNMMFQFSTHFAVARSKGMRLIIPKHSELNRIFKLHDIELWDNITICSKFTVRLEKQNCAFDKNLLNFNSSQNIRLYPCLQSYKYFDNYTTELRKQFTFRDQIPQEAENDLNQIIKRHNIGSRRDITLVGVHVRRTDWLNNPHGYNVATPQYMTKAVQYFKSKYQNVMFIVSSLDMPWTKANMPNNTKLEYLSNPKREVIVATLALCNHTITTVGSFGWWIGWLTGGEVTYFKWPAVEGTLLRKQYSKDYSDYFYPNWVGI is encoded by the exons ATGACACAGAAACTGTATTTGTGGATGATGGAGAGCAGAAGAAAGT GTATAGTAATCCCGTTGGTAGCTTGTGCCGTTGTGTTGATCTTTCTCGTTTTTCAAACGACATCTAATACGTTCCGATTTTTTGAGGTACTCAATTATCAGTATTTCATGTCTAATAGCAACTCGACGAAAAAACAGTCAATAAACCAGATAGGAAAAACCATACCAGCTCTATCAAGCAAAGCTTTTATAAAGCAAGTCAATTATACTTCCACTACTAAACGGTTGCAAACATCGACTGTTAATCCTACACTTGCCAATCTCACTCATTGTTTATGTCCGGTGTTGATGCTGGGCTTAGGAAACATGATGTTCCAATTTTCAACACACTTTGCTGTTGCTAGGTCAAAAGGTATGCGGTTAATTATCCCTAAACATTCGGAGTTAAATCGTATATTCAAACTCCATGACATTGAACTATGGGATAACATAACCATATGCAGCAAATTTACTGTCCGACTAGAAAAACAGAACTGTGCATTTGACAAAAATCTATTGAACTTCAACAGTTCTCAAAATATAAGACTATATCCTTGTCTACagtcttataaatattttgacaactATACAACTGAACTGAggaaacaatttacatttaGAGACCAAATACCCCAGGAAGCAGAAAAtgatctaaatcaaataatcaaacgACACAATATAGGATCTAGAAGGGATATAACTCTTGTCGGTGTTCATGTACGCCGAACAGACTGGTTGAATAACCCGCATGGTTATAATGTAGCAACACCACAATATATGACAAAGGCCGtgcaatattttaaatcaaaatatcaaaatgtaatgtttattgtGTCATCTCTAGATATGCCATGGACTAAAGCTAATATGCCTAACAACACAAAACTTGAATATTTATCTAATCCGAAAAGGGAGGTAATCGTAGCTACTTTAGCGTTATGCAATCATACAATAACAACAGTCGGATCATTTGGCTGGTGGATAGGATGGCTTACGGGAGGAGAAGTCACATATTTTAAATGGCCCGCAGTAGAGGGGACTCTCTTACGAAAACAGTACAGCAAAGATTACTCGGATTATTTCTACCCGAATTGGGTAGGAATATAA